The DNA region ATAATCTAAATAAGATCAGGAATTGGAATCTCCCTACAAATTTGCTGAACCATAAGAGTTGGCAACTACAGAGGAATCCTTGGTAGTTCAATTTCTTCAATATTGAAAGCCTTCATTTTCCAGCGTCGGCATGACTGGAAGTTTCGATTTTTGTAGTTTTGCCGGAATTATAAAAACAAAATATTGTAAGAAATGATATCGACGGAGGTGAAAAAACAAAAGATTGCCCTGGTGGCACACGATCACATGAAACCCGACATAATGGCCTGGGTGAAATGGAATAACAAGAAACTTTCGGGACACCAACTGATATGTACCGGAACGACCGGGCGACTGCTAAAAGATGTGCTCGACCGCGAGCTGACGGCGGAGGAGGCAGAGAGCACGCAGATGATCCGACTCAAGTCGGGGCCTCTGGGTGGCGACCAGCAGCTTGGCGCTATGATCGCCGAGGGTAACATCGATATCCTGATATTTTTCTGGGATCCCATGGAACAGCAGCCCCACGACGTGGATGTGAAGGCGTTGCTGCGGCTGGCTGTGCTGCACAATATCCCCACCGCATCCAACCGTGCCAGCGCCGATTATCTTATTTCCTCGCCACTCTTTGGCAGCGACTACGAGCCCCTTCGCCGCGACTACCGCGAATACCTGCAGCGCTCGATTAGGTAGAGCTTCATTTGTATGTGCAAAATTTCGGATTTTAATAATTGGAGCTTTTGTTGAAATTCCAAAAAACAACCAAGTAATATAGTGGAGGGAAATCAAATAGCCCAGGCGCTGAGCGAATTTGAAATTTGATTTTTGAAATTTATTTGTGATTTGGCTTCTCGTTAAATCTAATCTGAGGTGGCTGAGCGTCGGTTGGTGAGCGTAGCCGAACCAAGTCGAAGCCCCGTTCGGTTTCGATCAGCTTAGGCTGTGCCTAAGTCGTTTCTGTTTTTGCAGGCTTTGCCTGTTAAAAAAAATTGATCAGAAACAGCAGGCAAAGCCAGTAAGAATAAATGTGGACGAGGATCAGCCTCCTCGAAACGCCGGTAAGAATTTTTTTACTTTTTCAAAAACTTAGTCTGATACCGCAGATTGCCATCATTAATGTCCAACAGGTACATCCCGTTTTTTAGTTTGGAAATAATCCGCACAGTTATCTTTAAAAGGTGCCTCCACGCTTTCCCCGTTCATATTGTAAATAAGAATCTCAGTGGGCGTCGATGGTGTTGATATATAAATCTGTTGTGAAGCCGGATTGGGAAACACCGAAATGGTGGGTGTGCCAGGAAGTGAAGGTGCATGAACCGTTGCATTAAAAACCTCATGGATGGTGTCGAGCAATTGCGTTCCCTGGATAATTCCTGATCCTGCAAAAGTTTCAACGTAGTCGCCGGTAATTTCCCAGATGATAATCCCGCCGGCATTGTGATCCTTTACATATTGCGCTTTGTAGCCCACCGAAAGGGTGTTGTCGAAGGTTACGAAAGTGTTGATGTAATTTCCCAACAAATACGGACATTTCACTTGGTCGTCCCAATAGTAGCTGAACATATCCAAACGTTTATGAATATTATAATAAAGTGGCTGACCTTCGTCTTCCCAAAAGGTCGAGCCGTCGTATCCTGTATGGCTGCCATAAAGTTGCGTGCAGTTGGCCAGTGCCTTTCCGTAAAAAGCAATGCCCAGGTTAATTTTTTCGGCAGGAACATTATAGGTTTCGGTAAGAAGCGTAAAAGCTCCGTCAAAACACCAAAGCGGATTGCCAATTGGAGGGTTGTAAAGGGGCGTATGGTGGTTGCTCTCTGCATCCCACGAACCGTGAAAATCGTAGGTCATTAGGTTGATCATGTCGAGCAGTGGCAGCACATTTTCCCACTCGATATTGTCCATTTTATCTGCGGTAGCACCAAAGCATGAAGTCAATAGATAATCCTGTCCGGTTTGATTTCCCAATGCGTCGAGGGCCGTCCGCAGTTCCTGTAGCAAAAGTGTAAAATTTACCTTATCAGCAGGTGTTCCGCCCTGAGGCGCGTAGCCCGGATATTCCCAGTCGAGGTCGATGCCGTCGAAATGATAGGTTTGGATGAGGCTGATGCAGTGCATCACAAAGGTTTGTCGTTTTGTGGGGTTGGCAGAAATTGCCGGAAATTTATCGGAGCAAGTCCAGCCCCCGATGGATGGCACCACTTTTACTCCGGCCTGGTGCGCCAGATAAGGCAGGCTGCGGGTAGAATCGTGGGTTTGCACCGGCCACCAGATCGTAGGCCCCAGCAACAGGTTCTCGTCGGCCCAGCTATCCGTCGATTCGATGCTTCCATCGTCCAATGGTCTGAAGAATGCATAATTGATCACGGTGTATTTTTCGTAATACAACGCTTCCGGATTGATGAGCTGGTTGCGGTCGTACCACTGCCAGTTGGGATAATAACCAACAAGGTTTTTGTTGTGCTGAGCAATAGCGGGAGTTGCTAAAAGTAGCGTTGCGATAAAGAGCGGTAGCCAAGTTAAAGAACGCTTCATAGCATGTCGATTTATTTTTGTTTTAATGATCGGGCAAACATAGTAATAAATGGGTTCGTGGCGGGAGGGAAAGATAATCATCCCGGTAGCAATGGAGTAAATATTTGCTATTGGCTTTTTAGCAACTTTCCGATACAACGTTCCAGACTTGTCCGCCAGTGGGGGATTGTAATTCCGAAGGTTTGTTTTATTTTTTCTTTGGCCATCACGCTGTACATCGGGCGGGGCGCCGGCAGCGGATATTCGGAGGTGCGAATGGGTTTGACGTTGCACGTAATGCCCACCAGTTCATGGATTGCCACCGTAAAGTCGTACCAACTGGCAACGCCTTCGTTGGAATACTGAAATATTTCGGGCTGTGTGAGCTTATCAAATTCAGGCAGTAGACAGAGAAGGGCATCTGCCAAATCGCCGGCATAAGTTGGCGTTCCAATCTGATCGTACACCACGCCAATCTCTTCGCGTTCTTTCCCCAGCCTTATCATCGATTTCATAAAGTTGCTGCCGTATTCGGAATAGAGCCACGAGGTGCGCACCACTACGCTTTTTTTATTTAGCGAAAGCGCCTGTTGCTCGCCGGCATATTTGGAACGTGCATAAGCCGAAACGGGATTTGGTATTTGCTCTTCGCTGATAGGGTGGTAGCTGGTGCCGTCGAAAACATAGTCGGTGGAGACGTGTACCAAAAGTGCTTTGGCTCCGGTCGCGGCGCGCGCCAGATTCCCCACGGCTTCGGCATTGAGCAGATTGGCCACCTGCGGTTCACTCTCGGCACGATCCACCGCGTTGTAGGCGGCAGCATTGATGATGCAATGAATGTCCAGCTTCTTTACCATTTGCGCTACGGCTTGCTCATCGGTGATGTCGAGTTCGTCGATATCTGTAAAATGAAAATGATATTGCGGAAAGCTGCCGGCAATTTCCCTGAGTGAGTTTCCCAACTGTCCGTTGCTGCCGGTAACCAATATGTTATGCATAATTTTTATAGGTTTTTTGTATCAATACTTTTAAAATATTCGATGGTTTTTGTAAGTCCCTCACGCAATTGAGTCACAGGTTTCCATCCAAGCTCTTTGAAGGCCAGCGTAATATCGGGTTGGCGTTGCAGCGGGTCGTCGCTGGGAAGGGGCTCGTAAACGATTTTTGATGAGGAACCCGTTAGCTCGATAACCAGCAAAGCCAGTTGCAGGATGGTAAACTCGTTTGGGTTGCCGGTGTTGACGGGGCCGGTAAGATGTTTCGGTGAGTTCATCATGCGAACCATGGCTTCTATCAGATCGTCCACATAGCAGAAGCTGCGCGTTTGCGAGCCGTCGCCATAGATGGTGATGTCTTTGCCGTTGAGCGCCTGCACGATAAAGTTGGAAACTACGCGGCCATCGTTGGGGTGCATCCGCGGGCCATAAGTATTAAAGATGCGCTGTATTTTGATATCGACACCATTTTGGCGATGGTAGTTTACCATGAGCGCTTCGGCGCAGCGCTTGCCTTCGTCGTAGCAGGCACGAATGCCGATGGGATTCACATGTCCCCAGTAGCTTTCCGTTTGCGGATGTTCTTCCGGGTCGCCGTAAACCTCGCTTGTTGAAGCCTGCAATATGGTGGCGCGTGTGCGTTTGGCCAGCCCCAGCATATTGATGGCGCCCATTACGCTGGTTTTTATGGTTTTGATGGGATTGTACTGATAATGGATGGGCGAGGCGGGACACGCCAGGTTGTAGATCTGTTCCACTTCGATAAAAAATGGCATCGTCACATCATGGCGCACCAGCTCAAAATAAGGATTCTTCAGCAAGTGAACCACATTTTGCTTTTGGCCTGTAAAATAGTTGTCCAGACAAATTACTTCGTTGCCATCGGCCAGCAGTCGCTCGCAAAGGTGCGACCCCAAAAATCCGGCGCCACCCGTTACCAGTATTTTCTTTTTCATTGAAATGTGTTTTTATTAACTTTTAAATGTTGATGGAAAAGCGCCAAAATTATGGCTAAAGAAAAGCATCGATTAATCATAGCGACATGTTTCCGTTATTTCTCAACGGGATTTCCCATCCCGATGCTGAAGTATTCAAATCCCTGTTTATGTATTTCTTCGGGTTCGTAAACGTTTCGTCCATCGAAGATCAGGGGCTTGGTCATGAGTTTTTTCATCACCGTGAAATTCGGAAATCTAAACTCACGCCATTCGGTTACCAGCAGCAATGCTTCGGCATCTATCAGCGCTTCGTACTGATCTTTTGCATAGGTAATGTCTTCACCGATGCGGCGTTTTGCCTCTTCCACTGCTACCGGGTCGTAGGCAATCACCTCGGCGCCGGCTTCCAGTAATTTTTCGATAATTACCAGCGAAGGAGCTTCGCGCATATCGTCGGTTTGTGGCTTAAATGACAATCCCCAAATGGCAATCTTTTTACCTTTGAGCTTTCCGTCGAAATAGCGGTATAGCTTTTCGAAAAGCACTGATTTTTGCGAGGTGTTCACCTCTTCCACAGCTTTCAGCACACGCAGATCATATCCGTTTTGTTCGGCAGTTTTTATCAGAGCTTGTACATCTTTTGGGAAGCACGATCCACCGTATCCTATTCCGGGATAGATAAACTTTTTGCCGATGCGCGAATCGCTGCCGATGCCTTTGCGCACCATGTTGACGTTGGCACCTATGATCTCGCACAAGTTGGCGATGTCGTTCATAAAGCTGATTTTGGTAGCCAGCATGGCATTGGCGGCATACTTTGTCATCTCAGCCGAAGGCACGTCCATGATGATGATAGGATGGCCGTTGAGGGTAAAGGGTTTGTATAAACGGCTCAATATTCCTTCGGCTTTTTCTGAATCCACACCAACAACTATGCGGTCGGGTTTGAGGAAGTCCTCGATGGCAGCGCCTTCTTTGAGAAACTCGGGGTTGGAAGCTACGTCGAAAGGAATGGTAACGCCGCGTTTGTCGAGCTCCTCGTTGATGGCCTGTTTCACCTTGGCAGCGGTGCCCACCGGCACGGTGCTCTTGGTAACGATGAGGATGTAGTCGGTCATATTTTTGCCCACCTCTCGTGCTACATCAAGCACGTATTTAATGTCGGCGCTGCCGTCTTCCTCGGGAGGGGTGCCTACTGCCGAAAAGATAACATCCACTCCGTCGATTGTGCTGGCCAGATTGGTCGAAAAATGCAGGCGTCCTTTTTCCACGTTGCGATCTACCATGTCTTCAAGACCAGGCTCATAGATAGGGACGATACCTTTTTTCAGCCCTTCAATTTTTTGTTCGTCAATATCAACACAAGTCACATCAATTCCTACCTCGGAAAAGCAAGCGCCTGTTACCAATCCAACGTAACCAGTACCAACAATAGAGATTTTCATGTTTTGTTTTATTTTAAGATTTCTATGTTAATGCTTTTTTCAAAGTTGGTAAAAGTACTAAGAATGATTAAAATACACTGTTTTGTAGAGAAAATGGTCGACGGAAGGTAAAAAGAAGTCGCAGGTTGTAACTTGAAATTACGAATTACGATTACCCTGCGGTGGGTGGTTGCTGTGGTTTCGGTGGCTCTGGTGGCTGAGCGGAGCCGAAGCCAGATTGTCGAAACCAGCTTGTCAAAACTAACAGGCTGAAGGGGGCGATCGAATTTGTAGAAACGCCAGATCGGGCGTCTGTATTAAATGACAATGTAGAAATTGAATTTGGAATGATGGTCGGAGTTATAGAAAGATTGCCAGTGAAAAAAACAGGAGGGCGATCATTAAAATGATTCCTGCAGAGATGATGAAGCCGCGCAACAGGCGTTTGCGGATAGATTTTTCGTAGTGATCCATTTCGTTCCCCTTTCGATAAAAAGATAGAACAACAAGACGGCAGAGTAGTTTATCGACTGTTGGAAAGTTCACATCTTTTAAGAGTAGTCAAATATTTATTAATGTAATCATCCAGCGATTTGCGGCGATATTGCATCACAAAGCGCGGGTGTTCCAGCGGCACTATTTCTTCGAAGAGTTGCAGCTCGTCGTTGAGTCGGTTCAGGAACTTGTAGTTTTCGCCGCCTCCAATGCAAATGGCGCTGCGACGTCCCGCACCAAAAGCCAATTGTTCCTGCAGCGTAGTTTGGATAAATGGCAGCACCAGCTGCTTAAATGCTGGTTCGTCGTAATAGTTGACGTTTTTGCCGGCACGTGTAAACCCCAGCGGCGAAACGGCCGTGAAATAAAACTTGCTGTAAAAGGCTTTGGCGCCCCCCATGGCGTCGATCACCTGATAGATAAACTGCGAGCTAAGCTCGTGCTTTTTGTCGAAGTCGTTAACAATCCCGCATTTTGTTTCGAGATGAATGGGATCGGTAAATGATATTCCCGTTATGCCGGCTCCAAAGCGCCCAGGGTTGATTCCCAGCAGAAAAGTGCGAGGGTTGTTGTCGTCGAAAAATTGTTTGTAAAACTGCGTCACCATCCGCATCACCGCCTTGTCGCGGAAAGGATTCATCACAGCCACGTCGCTGCCGGGCAGTTCCAGTTGTAGTTGCTGATGAAATCGGATGGCCTTGTCGGCAAATGTTTCCATAGGTCAGATGTTTTTGTTGATTAATAAACCCCGTTTTCTGGATGTTTGTTGTTCCCTTCGACTACGCTGATTTCGACAAGCTCAACCACCACAGGGCGAGTGTTGTTCGTAGGTAATAAAGTTTCACAGTGTTACTCAGTGTAGAAAACGTGTTACACTTTGTAACTATAGAGAGTTTTTCGCCTTCGTTATTGCCGACTGTGGGCTGATGACTGAAGCCTGCAATTTAGAATCAATAAAAATTACATCGTTTCATCCCGCTTGTAAAAATGTTATAATTTTGTAGCTCAACTTTTTAATGATGAAAAAGCAAAATTTCCACTTGTGTCTTTATCACAAATTCGGCAAAGGCCTCTATGAATGCTGGATGTTTTGATCCTTGCAGCCTTAACACGTCTATTTTCTTGTTACAAAATATTCACCAAAAACTTTTTTAAAACAAAGCAGGCTGACTTTATCGTTAGCCTGATGTTGCATGATGGAAGGTTTAATTTACGACATAAAGCGTTTTGCATTGCACGACGGGCCGGGCATCCGCACCACGGTGTTTCTCAAAGGTTGCCCGTTGCGCTGCTGGTGGTGCCACAATCCCGAGAGCCAATTGGCAGCTCCGGAGACAGACACGATCGTCACGAAGCTGGATGAGATCAGTCACAGCCGCAGGCATACCATGGGCTACCGCGCCACCACCGAAGCGGTGATGGCGATTATCGACAAGGAAGCTATTTTTTATGATGAGTCGGGTGGGGGAATTACTTTTAGTGGCGGTGAGCCTTTGATGCAGCCGGAATTTCTTAAACAGATGCTCCGACGTTGCAAAGATCGAGGCTACCATACAGCAGTAGATACCAGCGGGCATGCTCCATGGGAAACCCTGAAAGAAATATTGCCTTTCACCGATCTATTTCTTTACGATCTGAAGCATCACGATGACGAACTGCACCAGAAATACACCGGCGGATCGTTACAGCTTATCCTTGAAAATCTGGGCCGGCTCGCCCAAAAGCATCAAAACATCATCATCCGCATTCCGGTGGTGCCGGGCATTAACGACAGCAAAGCCGACAACGAAGCTTTCGCTAAAATCATTACGGAATTGGGCAGCATCCGCCAGGTGCATCTTTTGCCTTTTCACAATATGGCGCAGCACAAATACGCGCGTTGGGGAAAGGAGAACCGACTTAACGGCCTCGAAAATTTAGAAAGAAATGATCTTTTGCCGGCAAAAGAATTTTTCGAAGCAAGAGGTTTTCAAGTAACCATCGGCGGGTAGCGTCGCCGGTGCATGTTTATTTTTTTATTAATAAAAAACGACAAAAACGATGATAACCGAAAGAATAGCAAAACTAAGAGAAAAGAGCCTGCGGGCTGTAAACCGGCTCACCGCCGAGCGGGCATTGCTGGTGACAGATTTTTACCAGTCGGGAGCGGCACACGGTGTTTCAGTGCCGGTGGCGCGCGCCCTTTGTTTCAGGCACATCATGGAAAATAAATCCCTTTATGTGGATGCTGATGAGTTTATCACAGGCGAGCGTGCCCCGGCGCCAAAAGCTACGCCCACCTATCCGGAGGTGAACCTGCACACGCTGCAGGATCTGGAAATCCTGCACACGCGTCCGAAGGTTTCTTTTACAAGCGACGAAGAAACGCGAAGCGCTTATCGCGATATTGTCATCCCTTACTGGAAAGGCAAAAGCAACCGCGAGAAGATTATGGCCAACATGGATCAGGCGTGGCTGGATGCTTATGGAGCGGGGATGTTTACAGAGTTTCAGGAGCAACGTGCGCCCGGACATACCGTGGCCGGCGACAAGATTTATCACAAGGGCATGCTCGACATCATCGCCGACATTGATGATGCCATTTCAAAGCTTGATTTTTACAACGATCCGCAGGCACTCGACAGGCGCGAGGAGCTGAAGGGAATGCGCATTGCCGCTGAGACCATCATCATGTATGCGGGGCGTTGTGCCGACAGGCTGGAGCAACTGGCTGAGGAGCAGCCGCAGCAAAAGCAGGAGCTGCTCGATTTGGCTGAGATTTGCCGCAAAGTTCCGGCGCACAAGCCGCAGACGTTTCACCAGGCGTTGCAATATTATTGGTTTGTCCACCTGGGTGTGATTACTGAACTCAATCCCTGGGACAGCTTCAACCCCGGGCGCCTCGACCAGCACCTGTTGCCTTTTTATAAAAAAGAAACTGATGCCGGCACGCTTACGCGCGAAAGAGCCGAAGAGCTGCTTCAGTCGTTTTGGATAAAGTTTAACAACCACCCGGCGCCGCCCAAAGTGGGCGTAACGGCACAGGAAAGCAACACCTACACCGACTTTACGCTCATCAATACCGGCGGCCTCACCAGCGGTGGTGCCGATGCTGTGAACGAGCTAAGCTTTCTCATCCTCGACGTGATAGAAGAGATGCGGCTGTTGCAACCCGGCTCGATGGTTCAGCTGAGCAAAAAGAATCCCGATCGCTTTATTCATCGCGCATTAAAAATCAGCAAAACAGGATTTGGGCAACCCTCCATCTTCAACACCGACGCCATAGTACAGGAGCTGGTGCGTCAGGGCAAGAGCATCGAAGACGCGCGCAACGGAGGCGCCAGCGGATGTGTGGAAGCAGGAGCTTTTGGTACGGAGGCATACATTCTTTCGGGATATTTCAACCTCACCAAAATGTTGGAGCTTACGCTAAATAATGGCAAAGATCCGCGCACCGGCAAACAACTGGGGCCGCAAACCGGTGAAGCAACCGATTTTAAAACTTTCGATGACCTGATGGCCGCTTTTGAACAACAGGAAAATTATTTTGCCCATCTCAAAATTAAAGGCAACAACATCATCGAAAGCCTTTTTGCACGCAACCTGCCTGTTCCTTTTCTCTCGCTGATTATCGAAGACTGTGTGGCCAATGGCACAGATTATAATGCCGGCGGCGCTCGTTACAACAGCACTTACATTCAGGGCGTGGGATTGGGCAGTCTCACCGACAGCTTTGCCGCGATAAAATATCACGTTTTCGACAACAAGACCATTTCGATGAACGGCATGGTGGATGCTTTGCGCAAAAACTTCACAGATTACGAAGAGCTACGTTACCAGCTGGTTTATGAAACACCTAAATATGGCAACGATGACGATTATGCTGACGATCTTACTAAAGAAATTTTTGAGATTTTCTTCCGGTCTGTCGATGGCCAGCCCAACATCCGGGGCGGAGTGCATCGTATCAACCTGCTGCCCACCACCTGCCACATCTATTTTGGCAGCGTCATCGGCGCTATGCCCGACGGGCGCAAAGCCGGAGTGCCGCTGAGCGAAGGAATTTCGCCCGTGCAGGGTGCCGACAAAAATGGCCCCACCGCAGTGCTGAAGTCTGCCGCCAAAATTGACCATCTTCGTACCGGCGGAACCTTGCTCAACCAGAAGTTTACACCTTCCTTTTTTGACGACCCCGAGAGCATCCCGAGGCTTGGCCAACTCGTGCGCAGCTATTTCCGCCTCGACGGACATCACATCCAGTTTAATGTGGTTTCAGTCGAAACCCTGCGTCACGCTCAGAAACATCCTGAACAACACCGCGACCTTATCGTGCGGGTGGCTGGCTACAGCGACTACTTCAACGATTTGGGCGAAGATTTACAAAACGAAATTATCCAACGCACAGAGCAGGTTGGGTGTTAGCGTATAGAGCTTGGCGCATGGCACAAAGAGCATGGAGGTTAGAAATTAGAAGTTAAGGAAGTGGCGACCATTCTGACCAAAAGGTTAATTTTGTAAAAAAAAATTGATAATCGAATAACGAATCATTTATAAAAAATTTCTAAAATGAAAAAAACTATTTTCTCTTTCGTGATGCTGTTTATCCTCACATCGCTGACTTTCGTTGATGCGCAGGATTACGACAATCTCACCGACAAACAGCTTGCTGAGCATCCTTACTGGATCGATATGATGCAGGATGAGGCAGTAAATTTTTATACAGTACAGCATGCTTTTGAGGTTTACTGGAAAGATCGTGAAGTAACCAAAAGCTGTGGCTGGAAACCTTTTAAGCGGTGGGAGTATATGATGATCAGTCGCATAGATGCCGACGGCAACCGTCCGCCTGCTGACCTTGTTTGGAATGAATATCACAGCTATCTCGACAAGTTTCCGGATCAAAAATCTGCTGACGGCAATTGGGAGAATCTGGGGCCACATTTAATACCGGGCAAAGGATACGAAGGACTTGGGCGAATCAATGCGTTTGCTTTTCATCCTACCGAAGCCAAGATAATCTATCTCGGAGCACCTTCGGGTGGCTTTTGGCTTAGCGACGACTACGGTGCCTCCTGGCGTACCACCACCGACGAGCTTCCTTCGTTGGGTGTTTCATCTATTGCCGTCGATTATGACGATCCATTAATTATCTACATCGGTAGCGGCGACCGCGACGCAAGCGACGCTGCCGGCATCGGCGTGCTCAAATCTTTCGACGGTGGCGAAAACTGGACGCTCTACAACAATGGTATGGGTAATGCTACTGTAGGACGGATGGTGATACATCCCGAAGATCCGCTGATAGTTTGGGCTGCAACCAGTAATGGTATTTTTAAAACTACAAATGGCGGCGAAAGCTGGCAGAATAAAAAAGGTGGAAACTTTAAAGAGCTTGTAATGAAACCCGACGATCCCGCGATTCTCTATGCCAGTGGCGGCGGTGCTTTCTACCGGTCAGCCAATGGCGGCGAAAGCTGGGAGCAGATCAATTCGGGCCTCCCTGGTGGCAGCCGCGCTGTAATAGCTGTGTCACCGGCCAGTCCGCAGCTCGTCTATTTCCTGCTGACCACCAGCGATTCGTTTAAGGGTTTATACAGATCGACAGACGCAGGATTGAATTTTACCGTAAGGTCAACCTCACCCAACATCATGGGCTGGGACTGCAACGGTGGCAGTGGCGGACAAGCCTGGTACGACCTGGAGGTGGCTGCCGATCCTGTAAATCCGGAGGTTCTTTTTGCCGGCGGTGTCAACTGTTTCAAATCGCCCGATGGTGGCACAAACTGGGAAATCAGCTCACACTGGACGGGCAGCTGCGGCGTACCTGCCGTGCATGCCGACCTGCACGTACTCGAATACAATCCCCTCGACGGACGGCTTTATGCCGGCAACGATGGCGGCATCTACTGGACAGACGACCAGGGTACTTCCTGGCACGAGATAAGCGATGGATTGGCCATTAGCCAGGTATATAAAATAGGCCAGAGCGCTACCGTTCGCGACAAAGTTATCAATGGATATCAGGACAATGGAACCTCCACCTACATTGGCACCGACAACTGGAGAACCAATCTGGGCGGCGACGGTATGGAGTGCGTGGTCGACCATCAAAACGCATTGTATAGCTATGGTTCGATATATTACGGCGATATTTACCGTATCGTCAACAACAATGAGCAGGCGAAAATTGCCGGCAACGGTGTGGGGGGAATTAACGAAAGCGGCTCCTGGGTGACACCATTCCTGCTGCACGAAGAAATTTCCACCACCATGTTTGCCGGTTTTAAAAATGTATGGAGAGCCCTTAATGTTAAAACCGGAAGCCCAAGCTGGACGAAAATATCCAACAACCTGGGCGGCACCAACAATGTGCTGATGCGTGTGATGGAACATTCGCCTGCCGATGTAAATATTTTATACGCTTCGCGCGAAGACAGGACGCTCTTCAGAACCGACAATGCAAACGATCCTTCTCCGCAATGGGTCAACCTCACCAGCTCACTGCCAGCCAACGTCAACATCAATGACCTGGAAGCCGATCCTTTCGAGCCGTCAACGGTTTACATGTGCCAGGGCACAGGAGTTTATAAGTCGATCGACAAAGGGGTAACGTGGCAGGACATCACCGGTAGCTTGCCCGGAGTAAGCAAAAATGACCTGGCCCGCTACCGCAACAGCCAGGAAGGAATTTATCTGGGTACCGATGGTGGTATTTTTTATCGCGATGCTTTTATGGACGACTGGATGCTTTTCAACAGAGGCTTTCCGGCCAGCGCACGCGTGACTGAGCTGGAGATTTATTACGACGCGGACGATCCGGCAGAAGATGTTATCCGCGCCGGTACCTATGGCCGTGGGCTGTGGAGTTCCGATATGTATCATGCTGTTCCTGTCGCCAACTTAGTTGCCGACCAAACGACGGTACCGCCCAATTCGGCAGTAAATTTTCAGGATATGTCGTCGGGTGTTCCCACACAATGGGAATGGTTTTTCGAAGGAGGCAATCCGGCTACTTCTGCTCAAAGAAATCCGGAGGTGACCTATGAAAATCCCGGTACTTTTGATGTTTCTTTGGTGGTTACCAATGAATTTGGTACACACAGCGTCACATTTGAAAATTACATCGAGGTGGATGCCTTGCTGCTGCCAATTGCCGGATTTTCTGCTTCGCGCACAGCCATCTGTGCTGGTGAGTCGGTTTATTTTACCGACCTCTCTCAAAATGCTCCCATTGCCTGGGAATGGACTTTTGTGCCAGGTGATGTGGTTTTTTTAGAAAATACTTCTGCCAACAGTGCCGATCCGGTGGTACAGTTTCTATCTTCGGTGCCTTACACCGTTACGCTTAAAGCTAGCAATAGCGTTGGTTTCGATATCATCACCAAAGAAAACTATGTTCAGTCGGGTGGCTACACAGCACCTTTTACTGCTGATTTTAGTCTCGGCTTCGAAAAGCAGAGCTGGAATGTTATTAATCCCGACAATCAGAAAACCTGGGAAATTACGCAGCCCACCTGGTCACCGGGTGATGCGCCGGCAGCGTTTATGAACTTTTTTAATTATAACCAAATGAACCAACGCGACCAACTGGTAAGCCCGCCGCTCAATCTCACCGACATCAACGATCCTATGCTGATGGTGGATTATGCCTACACCTATCGCATGG from Bacteroidales bacterium includes:
- a CDS encoding PKD domain-containing protein — translated: MKKTIFSFVMLFILTSLTFVDAQDYDNLTDKQLAEHPYWIDMMQDEAVNFYTVQHAFEVYWKDREVTKSCGWKPFKRWEYMMISRIDADGNRPPADLVWNEYHSYLDKFPDQKSADGNWENLGPHLIPGKGYEGLGRINAFAFHPTEAKIIYLGAPSGGFWLSDDYGASWRTTTDELPSLGVSSIAVDYDDPLIIYIGSGDRDASDAAGIGVLKSFDGGENWTLYNNGMGNATVGRMVIHPEDPLIVWAATSNGIFKTTNGGESWQNKKGGNFKELVMKPDDPAILYASGGGAFYRSANGGESWEQINSGLPGGSRAVIAVSPASPQLVYFLLTTSDSFKGLYRSTDAGLNFTVRSTSPNIMGWDCNGGSGGQAWYDLEVAADPVNPEVLFAGGVNCFKSPDGGTNWEISSHWTGSCGVPAVHADLHVLEYNPLDGRLYAGNDGGIYWTDDQGTSWHEISDGLAISQVYKIGQSATVRDKVINGYQDNGTSTYIGTDNWRTNLGGDGMECVVDHQNALYSYGSIYYGDIYRIVNNNEQAKIAGNGVGGINESGSWVTPFLLHEEISTTMFAGFKNVWRALNVKTGSPSWTKISNNLGGTNNVLMRVMEHSPADVNILYASREDRTLFRTDNANDPSPQWVNLTSSLPANVNINDLEADPFEPSTVYMCQGTGVYKSIDKGVTWQDITGSLPGVSKNDLARYRNSQEGIYLGTDGGIFYRDAFMDDWMLFNRGFPASARVTELEIYYDADDPAEDVIRAGTYGRGLWSSDMYHAVPVANLVADQTTVPPNSAVNFQDMSSGVPTQWEWFFEGGNPATSAQRNPEVTYENPGTFDVSLVVTNEFGTHSVTFENYIEVDALLLPIAGFSASRTAICAGESVYFTDLSQNAPIAWEWTFVPGDVVFLENTSANSADPVVQFLSSVPYTVTLKASNSVGFDIITKENYVQSGGYTAPFTADFSLGFEKQSWNVINPDNQKTWEITQPTWSPGDAPAAFMNFFNYNQMNQRDQLVSPPLNLTDINDPMLMVDYAYTYRMALKDSLVIYISDDCGENWNRVFGGSGDDFATVPPQTASFDPTGPEQWCELITDTECINIDLSQYAGKQNVMMMFESLNKFGNNLYLANIRITSPTAIEETPGAGKVFTIHPNPTKGSFVINVAVADEYQMEILNSSGQKVLSKNISGATFIDLSDHAQGLYFVKLTNGTKVWIEKVVMQ